TGCGCTGCTTCTGCCTGTCCATGCCACTTCGACGGGGGACCCGGGGGGATCGGTTCCCCTTACGGTGCCGGTTCCTTCCCGTGCCGCCGCTCATGCCGTCTGCTCACGCCATCAGCGGCAGGTAGGGCGACAGATCCGCCCGCTCTCCACTGGCGCTCACGCGGGCGTCCTCGCGCGCCTGCCCCCAGGCCAGCCGCCCGGTCGCCAGCCGGATCCAGGTCAGCGGGTCCGTCTCGACGACGTTGGGCGGGGTGCCCCGGGTGTGCCTCGGGCCCTCCACGCACTGCACCACCGCGTACGGCGGAACCCGCACCTCCGTCGAGCCGCCGGGTGCCTTCGCGGCCAGCGCGTCGGCGAGCAGCCGGGTGCAGGCGGCGAGGGCCTGACGGTCGTAGGGGATGTCCAGGCCGGGGACGGCGGCGTTGAGGTCGTCGGTGTGGACGACGAGTTCGACGGTGCGGGTGACCAGGTAGTCGGCGAGGGTGATGGCACCCATGGGGGTCCCCCCTGCTCGAGCGCCGTCGCGAGCAGGGGGGAGGGTGGCGAGCAGGCGGGTGCCGGGGGCGTCCGCCAGCTTCTCGGTGAGGCGTTCCGCGGTGCCGGCGTAGAGGGCGTCGAGGTCGGGGTGGGCCTCGGCGAGCCGCCGGGTGTCGTCGGCGATGGCGGCGGCGCGGGCGGCCGTGGCGAAGGGCCAGTCGAGGAGGGCGAGCTCCGCCTTCGCCGGCTCCTCACGGTCGAGGTTGCGGCTGACGCTCTCCACGGCCATGATCACGTGCGCCGCCAGCTCCCTGACCGTCCAGTCCCCGAGCCGCGTCGGACGCGCCAGCTGTTCGGGGCCGAGGGTGCGGACGGCCTGCCGTACGTTCCCGAACTGGGCGAGCACAGCCGTGCGGATCTTGACGGGGTCGTAGCTGCGGGTGCGCTTCTTGGCCGGGGGCATGGCGTCAGCCTAAGTGCGCGTCAGGGCTGTCGGCGTCTGGAAGATCTCCCCGTTGGCGGGTAGGCCGATACCGCGCCAGGTGAAGGGGATGCCCCGGGCAGCGTCCGGGTCGGGGTCGTCCATCAGCTGGAAGTGCAGGTGCGGCTCTGAGGAGTTGCCGGAGTTGCCGCACCGGGCGAGTACCTGGCCGGCATGCACCCGGTCGCCCTCGCGGACGCAGAGCGAGCCGCGCTGGAGGTGGGCGTAGGCGGCGTAGATGCCGTTGCCGAGGTCGAGGACGACGTGGTTGCCCAGGATGTGGCGGACGCCGGACGTCTCTCGGACCGAGCCCTCGATGAGCATCAGGTACAGCAGGCCCGGCAGTGAGGTACGGCTCAGGTGGTCTCGCCGGCCGTCGGCGGCCCGTACGACGGTGCCGTCGGCGACCGCGAGGATCGGGGCGCCGAAGGCCGGGAAGGCCTGGGGACGGCGGGCGAGCGGCCACAGCCGCGGAAGGCGGGGCGGGAGCCCGGCTCGGGCTCGGCGAGGATGTCGATGGCGTACGTCTGCCCGTGGGCGTGGATGCCGTGGCTCGGGGTGCGGTCGGCCGGGCTGTTCAGCGCGGACCAGCGGCCGGTGACGGGCGGGGCGACCTCGACCGGTTCCCGGGCCCGGCGAGGGCTGCCGGGGGCGCCGCCCCACCGGTGGGCGACGGTGACGACGACGTACGCGAGGGCCGGCAGCAGGCAGTTCCACAAGACGTGATAGCCCCAGCCGAAGCAGATGTGGGCGATCACCAGCGCGATGAAGGCCAGCTGGAGGCCCTGGAAAGACACCATGCCAAGCTTGCGTGCGGACATACGCTCCCCCGGTTCGGTCACGGTCACGGGCGTGCCGTCGCCACCGCCACCAGCAGCGGTACGACCCGCGCCGGCGGCACCTCGTAGCGGCCCCGGCCTGTCGTGTGCAGCCAGCCGGTTCCGGTCAGCTGGCGCAGGTGGTGGTAGATCTGGCCGGTCGTGCCGACCTCGTCCAGCTCGGTGAGTTCCGCCGCGGTGCGCCGGCCGCCGAGGATCTCGCGGAGCAGCCGGAGCCGGACCGGGTGGCCGAGCGCCGCGAACGACTCGGCGACCGGTGCCCAGTCGTCCTCCAGCAGCCCCTCCGTCAGAGCCCCCGTCTGCCACTCGTACTGCTCGCCCGTCGGCAGGCGTACGGAGCCGGTGTAGAGGACGCCTCCGTCGGCGGCTCCCAGCTCGGACAGTTGCTCCTTCAGCCCGTTCAGGGCCCAGAAGTCGCTGCCGTCGAGGAGGGGTCCGGGGCGCTGGGCGCCTTCCAGTGCCGCGAGACGGCGCTCCAGGTCGGCGACGCGTTGTTCGAGTTCCATTCCTCCATATTACGGAACTACGTAATTCCGATCAAGGGGTAGTCGGCCCACACGGGT
This region of Streptomyces caelestis genomic DNA includes:
- a CDS encoding maleylpyruvate isomerase family mycothiol-dependent enzyme, which encodes MPPAKKRTRSYDPVKIRTAVLAQFGNVRQAVRTLGPEQLARPTRLGDWTVRELAAHVIMAVESVSRNLDREEPAKAELALLDWPFATAARAAAIADDTRRLAEAHPDLDALYAGTAERLTEKLADAPGTRLLATLPPARDGARAGGTPMGAITLADYLVTRTVELVVHTDDLNAAVPGLDIPYDRQALAACTRLLADALAAKAPGGSTEVRVPPYAVVQCVEGPRHTRGTPPNVVETDPLTWIRLATGRLAWGQAREDARVSASGERADLSPYLPLMA
- a CDS encoding ArsR/SmtB family transcription factor, coding for MELEQRVADLERRLAALEGAQRPGPLLDGSDFWALNGLKEQLSELGAADGGVLYTGSVRLPTGEQYEWQTGALTEGLLEDDWAPVAESFAALGHPVRLRLLREILGGRRTAAELTELDEVGTTGQIYHHLRQLTGTGWLHTTGRGRYEVPPARVVPLLVAVATARP